The Accipiter gentilis chromosome Z, bAccGen1.1, whole genome shotgun sequence DNA window AGAAGTGCTTAAAGAAACTGATCCATCTTTCTTTGTtcaaacagcaaaacaacttCATGTCAGGTATCTTAATTATCTTCTGTTTGAGGTACAGGCACTGTTCCAGGATGTCGGGTCAGTCATGCTCTTTTGACGCCTGCTAGCAAAGTATTGAATGCAATACCTTGTATTGCAGATGCTCAGGAGATGGTCCTGGTACCATGCAGTAGAAATTACTACGTGACAGAGTGCGTTAAGGAACAGCACACAGGAGGGGCTCTGTCCTGCGACAACGCCTAGCCTTGTTCAGTAGGACTGCAGTGGAAGGGTAGCCCATTCAGCTCACTGACACATTCCTTTGCTCAGAGATTGTATTGGGTATTTGCAAGTTAATCTAACAGGTCTCTTCTGGCTTTAAACTCTTTGATCTTAATGGTTGTTCTCTGTTAGTGCTTCACACCTGTGTTGTTCTTTGAACATAATGCCCCAAATTGTTACAATGCTTTGCCAGCTGAACAATTACCTGTTCCTTATATTTACACTGATCTACAAAAACcctttaaattttgcatttgaattctGTCTAGAGAGACAGAAATTTCTGGGAGGCATGAGTGAGTACAtgaaaacagaactttttttaaagcaaaacctagCATTTTTGCCTTAAGGAATGCAGACATGTgaattcccttttctctcttctgccatACTTCTGCTTCTGTGCTTACAGAATCCAAAAAGCTACTGAATCTCTGAAGAACTTCAGGCCAGCAGCTGAAACTACTTTTGAAGACTTTGTGGTGGACATAGCCAAGCAAGAAGACATCCTTGGTGACTTGGCCTTCCATTCCAATGGTAAATAGCGAGAGCATCAGGTCTTTCTCGAGTTACGGCTTTAAGGGCTTCTCTGGAAAGAGGCAAAGCTTATGCAGGGCTGTAGTTGCAGAACTCAGTGTTGTGGCTTGTGTTGTCCCTTCTGTCTCCGTGATCCACAAGGCATTGCCTGGTACCAAGGCTAACTTCAGCTTTGATAAAGAAGCTAAGATGCCATTGCATTCAGTACCAGTTTACACTGGCTTTCAAAATATCGTAATTAAATAATACTAGGTCTTCCGAGAAGCTTTTTGTTGTATGAGAGAAAAAACTAATTTTTTACATGGTTTTTTTTAGCTGCCAGCAGAAATAAGTAATacaaatttcaaagtaaaaacagaaaacaggGGATTTATTTAAGTGCATGAACAGAACCATCCTCGTATGCACTCTTCAACTAGGCAGATCAGATTCAACTCGCACACACGCAGTGCTATAGCCACTCAAGAAAGGGCTTGTGTTGTTAACTCTGAAACAACGTATATCtgaatttgagattttttttttctcctgaatctCTGGCATTCCAGGTCTAGAAACACCAGAAATCGatgaagagcagagcagagtCTACAACAAAGCTCTGATCAGTTGGGAACGCCCTGGGAAGACAGACACAGCTGATACCTATGTTCTTGAGTATCATAAGCTTAACAGAGAAGAGGAGAGTGCGACGTGGCAGGAGATCAAAGTTTGCAGCAAGAGCAAAGTAATATCTGATCTTGATGACAACAGCAGCTATGCCTTTAGAGTTCGAGGATATAAAGGGTCCATCTGTAGCCCTTGGAGCCAAGAAGTTATTTTGCATACGCCTCCAGCTCCAGGTATTGGATTTTCTTACGTCGACCAGGTGCTGAATCCATGTCTGTCCGTGTTAAGAGCTGTAGGTGGTTTCCAGTAGCTCCCAGACTTCTACTATACTGTTACTGGTTGCATAAATGTTGAGAAACACTGTTAACAAACAGGTTAAATGGGTAGCATACTGAGGCTTGCATGACATTCCTGGTAGCCTTTAAAAGTGAGAAATTCTAACACCCGTGTGACTTAAAATGTAGTTTATAAGCACAGAAGGTCAAATACTTAACTAAGAGGAAATTTTTGGGGatactgtttttcagttttcagttttctttttgatgACAAATGTGGGTACAACAGCGAACATCTCCTGCTGAACCCAAGAAGAACCTCTGTGGAAAGCAGGGCTGGATTTCCTCTACTGCTGGGATCTGAGCACATGCAGGTTGGATGCTACACAACCCTGGATTACATCATTGGTGACACTGGGATTGCCAAAGGGAAGCACTTCTGGGCTTTTCATGTGGAAGCCTATTCCTACCTGGTGAAAGTGGGAGTTGTTTCTAGCAGCAAGATACAGAAATTGTTCCATAATACCCATGATGTGACCAGCCCAAGGTAAATTCCAGACTCTTGCTTAATACATGTTTTATGTAAGgagatggctttttaaaaaataaagtaagggTGAGTCTGGTCTCAATTAGTACAGAAGGAGAAGCTAACCAGTGGAAAGTGGCTTGAAGGATATGGTGTAAGCAGGTTGTCCTGTTTATCCCCTACTACTAGTAGAAAGAAATTCTAATTATCCAGagtcctattttctttctttttgggaaagaaatctttgggaaagaaatgtcaaGATACATCTATAGGGATGTAAAGCCAGAACGTAAAAAAAAGCTGTCAGTTGCGAGATCGAAGCAATGCTTATTTGTCAATAGTAAGACTCTGCCTTAATTCCCATAGCATACTGGGTTTGGCAGCCATTCAGAGGTACAATGTTCACTGTGCATATCTGTGTAACTTTGCTGTAGCTTGCATCATGGTGGATTCCAAGTCACTGGCTTATCCCAGGCTATAAGCTTGCTTACAGTGCTGGAGTGCTACTGAGCACAAGCCAGAGTACAGTGGACAAACCAGCAAAATGATCTCCAGCTCTCAATTACAGTTGTAGTAAGCCTGGATGTGTGCAGGAACTGCAGGCTGGGAGGCTATCTCCTGGGAACTCTTAACTTTTTCAGGAATCTAACAAATGTATTGGCTTCCTCCTGTATAACATAGTGAAAGtgtaaaaatgcaaatgtcttgAGCTGCTTAAAGTCAGATGGAGCCTTTTTGCAAAGTGAGAAATTAGATCCtgatttcctgatttctttttccttatccACACGAATATCTGGAAAACTTTAGCTGACACACATCCAACTTGCCCCCATACACCCCAAACCTGCACACCTAGCTAGGGATTGTCTGCACAGAAGAATGCGTGCTCCTCAGCTCTGTCTTCATCTGGGGACAGGAGTAGGGGGAAAAGCATGTAAACTGAACAAACCTAGCTACAAACTTTCCCCAGTAACCAGCTGGGGAACAGGGGTTCACGGAAGCCTCCAGGCAGAGCACTTttaaaaccccaacaaacaaacaaacaaacaaacccccaaccaaaacctGAAACCACTGCTTTTTGTATTTTGAGATTTGAAGACAATGTAATACAGCAGCGTCATGGAAAACTCATAGGGCAACAGTAATGTGAAATGTATTTACTGGTGCTGTTTGAGATTACGTAAATAAAGTTAAACGTATGTTGTCTGTAATGATTAGTCATATTTGCTAAATTACTTCTCAAGTTAACTAATTTACCTGTAGGTTCATTAATGATTGCCTAGCATGAGTACATTTAGATACATCCACTCCTTAGTAAAGCCTTCTGTGGCCTCGTCCTCAGTAGTAGTGTTTAGCTGTTATTAATTGTTTGAGGTGGCCCAAGTAACTGTTCTCCACCTACTAAATTCATCTTCCCTCCTGGCTTAGCTATATTTTTACCCCACAAGTTTTTGTGGTTGATAGCGTGGTGTTACCTCtcatacaaaaatgttttctccagTTCACATCACTGATCCCGCTTCAGAATATGACAAAAGCAAatggttgtttttctgttctagATACGAGCAAGACAGTGGCCATGACAGTGGGACTGAAGATGCCTTCTTTGACTCATCGCAGCCTGTCACACTAGTCACTTTAGGCATGAAGAAGTTCTTTATCCCCATGACACCTGCTTCCCCCAAGGATCCAGCAAGCAGAATCCTCCCCCTGCCGTCGTGCTTGGGCATCTGCCTTGACTGTGACAAAGGCAAGGTGGGGTTTTACGACGCAGGTAGTATGAAATGCCTTTATGAATCCAAGGTGGACTGCTCTGGCATGATGTACCCAGCATTTGCCTTAATGGGTGGCGCAGCGGTTCATCTTGAGGAAGCTGTCACAGCAAGGTATGGGGAGTACCACGATGACATCTAGTGCAGTAATCCCTTCCCATTGCTGTTCTGAGATGGAAGATGAAAGCAGAAGAATTCTACCTTGGTTTTCAGTCCTGATTAATTACATTCTACCTACATGTTGCTCACAAGCCTCTGGGccatgctttttttaaacaaacagtcCAGACACTTCCCACACCAGTGGGAAATGTTCTTCCAGGAACTCTCCTGCCTTTCTTGTGATCTGTGCAATGCTGTTATCTGCAGACTTTCTTCCCGGGGGGAAGCAGGGAAGGAGTTTGACTAGCAACCAAAATTACTCTTCGGGGGTAGAAATCTGCCTTTTATGTAACTTAAACCTACGTAGTCAGTTTTCCATTGAATGAAGTCAAAGCTGACAGCACGTGATTGCTGTTCTCCTTTTAAGAAATCTGCCTGAATACCTCTGAAGGGTCAAATGTTTTCCAGTTAGCCCCTGAGCACCGGAGGCTGGGCCTTTCAGATCGAAATAACATTTGCAAAAATACAGTATAAAGCAGGGAGAAATCAGAACTGCAGCTGAACGTTTAGGTTCTcggcacattgctggttcatgtccaatttttcatccaccaggatccgcaagcccttctctgcagggctgctctccatcccctaGCCTGTACTGACACTGGAGACTGCCcagacccaagtgcaggaccttgcatgtGGCCTcagtgaacctcatgaggttcacatgggtccATTCCTCAaacctgtcagggtccctctggatggcaacccCTCCCTCTAGCAAGTGAACTgctcagtttggtgtcatctgcaaacttgttgagggtgtaCTCGATCCCACTGTGTTGTTAATGAAGATACTAAATAATACTGGtgccagtacagacccctgagggacaccactcattactggtttccacttggacattgagctgttgactgtaactctttggacgtggccatccagccagttccttttccattgaacagtccatccatcaaacccatttCCCTCAaatttagaggtaagaatgttgtgggggatcttatcaaaggccttacagaagtccagttatatgacatctgtagctcttcccttgcccgttgatgcagtcactccatcacagaaggccactaacTGAgacaggcacaatttgccctttgtGAACTCAtgctggctgtctctaatcacctccctgtcttccatatgtttcagtgtatcttccaggaggatctgttacGTGATCTTActgggcacggaggtggactgcaTCTGTTTATAGAAATCTACATAAAAAACCACTTGGGTACTTGCACTGTTAACTTGTGTTGTGGAAAAATAAGGATCTAAAGTGAAGGATGTTTCTAATACATACTTGGTGCTTTCTAATTTGGGGATATGCTTTCTAATTTGGGGATAGTGTTGCATCTTGATGAAAGTGTGTGAAGTATGCTTACTAAGTACATGTATACAGCTGTGGAGTTATGAAACGGGACCTGAAAATCACAATACACTTTAATGAATGTAGGTCATAATGCAAAACCTTTGTGTGCTTTGCTGTCTGAACTGTCATACTGATCTGACCTGGAGTCCGTCCCTCACAGTGTCCTCTCTCGTAagcctctgtcagaagaaattggCAGAAATGGTAATTGGCAGAAATGTCATCTGCGCCAAGGtgtgcttgacagccctttcggGGCTAGAAAGGCCCAGCAAGGGCAACTTCTTGTCTGGGCCTCACCTGCAAATATTTCTGCCTCAGTAAGGCTGTATGGAAGTATGTTCCACGCCTTAATTGTATGCTTGTGTGAGAAACACTTTGATGTCCCAGGCGGCAGGTGTGAAGGAGTGGATATCTTCTGAAGCTTTATCCTGCAGGAGAAATAGCAAATTGTCCCTCGCTAATTATTCTTTAGGCCATTTCTTTTTGTAATAGATGGTTATCATAGCCGTTCTGTCCCATTATGCCCTCCCCTTCATGTTTCCTCTTGCTGAGGGAAGCCATTCTGTACTGGTGAGCATCCTGCTGccctcctttctcctcttgcCTTCTGACACTCTGTTGCTGTGAAGGATGACAAAattctgggttttccttttttccatagTTCTAAAACCATATTTGCCTTTTTGGTTGATACCAAATGTTAAGGTGACATTACAAAgtttcttctgcagtgttttccaCGCAGTCCTGATGGTGAGTTGTAAACAAGTTGTGCACATACAGGGTTTCTCCACCTTGTgtgttattttgcatttgttaatGTTGAATGTCATCTGCTTGTTTACTTAGTCACTTAGtcctgagggcctcctgcagctcTTCAGTCACTGCTAGAGCTGAATGTTCCTGAGTAGCTTCATAGGTAACACAAACGTGAtcatttttttgcttgcttttccagATCGTGGGGCAACTTAAGTTGTAGGGGGACGCAGCAAATCTCTTTCTGCTGTTAAAATTTATTGTtccttccactttttttcccctgagtcaTTCACTAAATCATGATTAGCTAGTGAAGCACTGGAAACTTTTACATGTTAGTACACTCTGTTGAGTAGATGACTCATGTTCTTGTGTGTGTGAGCCCTGTAGTAGGATAAACCCAGGAGACAGGATTTTCTCTTCAGTAGCTGTGATTTCTCCCATTGTATAATCACCATTTGTCCGTTCATCTACCAAACCTGGTAATGGCTCAAAGCTATAGATTACAGGGTTGaactttctggtttttgtttttgctaGACCAAATCTCCTTCCACAGACAAATGTACCATTTTTGATTCCTCTGTTTCAGAAATGGGTCTAAGTTAGAGGTTTTTGTCATGGTTAGCACTCCACAGTTCCACGTTTGGATTCTTTATAAGCATCTGGACCAATATCACCAGGCTTTGGCCTTTCATTACTTCATGGAAATATTAATAAACTGAATACTCTATCTTAGAATGAAGACAGTCTCTCAgactcatttattttttaaaaaagattaaattttaCTGATTTGAGAACATAGAAGTGAGAAATTAaagatttagggttttttttctactatagCTTTACCTTACATTCGTTTGAGATGTGCTCTGCTATGCAATTACTTATTCTACTGGACAGAGACTGACACTACCTTAAACATTTATCCAATCTACCTTTTGATATGTCTGTTTGTATTTCTCTCATTCCGAGTTTAAATGATTTGGCTTTTGGTGTTACTTGAATATTTAGGATGGATTCATTACAGTACTCTGTGGTGCTTACTCCAGCTTATTAAATAACACAGTCAGAGGCACTGAAAACACCGTCAGATTTTTTCCACTGCAATGGAACTGCCACCTTTCAGAAGTACAGTTTAGCAGTACTTGCCTGTCCAGATACTTATTTTTCCAGAATAAGTTTCTTCCTATGAAACAGCACTTTACAATGTAGGCTAAGCTAAGAATGGTGTGGTATTGTGTGGATCTTTGTGCAATATAGCTGTTTGGTGAGTACTGTGTGATTTGCAAAGCTCCATGCAAGTGTGAATCATGTAGACACTTTCAAGATATCTAAAGCTTTAACAAAAAGGCCTTgtttgaaaatattctgaaatgtaaatgtgatgtcttttttcttttttaataaaagctgaaaatacagtAGCTTGGTCATTCACATTATTACATCCCAGCTCTGAACTACCCCGGTTGAAATAAGATTTCTTAGAATAAATGACACCAGGTGACTTGCAGGGAGAAAGCACTGCTTTTGGTTCTCAAGTCTGCTCATGTACCCGTACCTCTCATTTTAGGAGGACTAAAGAGGCTAGTTTGGACCAACTGCCACATAACTTTTACTTATGATGCTGATGTTAGCAGCTTGGCTGCCTGAGGCTCCCTCTCTAGGCCGGGGAGGAAAATGTGTGTCCAGAAGGAACTTGGCTGTTGGGGATTTTCAAGGGAACCTACTCATTCCTTAATGGAGGAAGCAGATGGTGCTTAGCTCTCCAACCAGAGCAGCCCAGCTGAGAGAGCTAAGGTCAGTTGGATGGACGTACCTTGCTCTGCAATTCTGAAAATGGGTGCCACTGCTTAAATCTGCATCTGTTTGAAAATTCAGTGTTTACGTTTGTTGACACCGCTCCTTCCAGGATGTTTTAAGTTCCAGCTTCTGATGGTTGCTGCCTTCAGGCCTGCTGTGTGTGCACCTGTGAGTGCTGGAGGCTGTATTCACAGTGGTGTCCTGTGAGCTGTGCTAGTGTGGTTAAATCGGCCACAGAGTCAATATATGTATCTGTTTACTTTAGGCGAGAAGGGCTGATgctcctgggaaagcagcagtgtgGAAACCAGGTGCAGTATTCTGCTGAATTCTCTCAACTTTCTGATTTGACTGCCGTCCTCAAGTATGTTGTTCAAAGGTACAAATGCCAGGTTTGTTTACTGCTTGAATCCGAGTAAAACTGACACTGTAGAGATAGAAGGGTGGCTGAGGAAGCACTTGAAAAGGACTCGGGCCAAAGAATATTCTTGGCGCCGCATCAGCACATGAATGCAGAGCTGACTGGCACTTCCTGAGGTGCTTGCCATCAGGGAAAGACTGAGATGGTTCGTGGTCTTTGGCTCAGCTCCTATCCAGTAACAACTTTCTGAAAGCTTATTTTGAGGTTCAGAAAAACAAACCGTGCGTCTGTGTGAGAGAGAACTTCAGTTTGTGCTGGAGTCTCAAATTAGAAAGAAGCGGCTTTGACTTGGCCTGAAGGATATTTCTAGCTCCTTGGCAACATAATAAGGCTTTTTGTGTCTTTATTGCCCAGCTATAAACATTGCACTGGGCAAATCCAACTTAGCATGAAAGGATCCATTTGTTTTAGCTAGCCTGCCTGGTTTGACAGTCTTAGTCCTTGTTCTTAACCCTTTTATTCCTCCTGCCTTCTATCTCCCATAAGACATATGTAAGGGAGAAATGGGAGGCTCAAACACTATCAGAAAGTGTTTCTCTCAAAAATTTATCTTTTCCTGCCTGTTTATTAAATTCTGCTGCTCTTTTGCTCCATCACGCCCATATCAGCTCTGCTTTGGTGCAGTTACTGGATTTCCTGCTCCTTTCTCAGACCTGGAAACAACTACAGCAGCAGTATCGTCTGTTCCTCCATGCACTGTAACTGGGAGatacagaatcagagaatcatttaggttggaaaagaccttcaagatcatagagtccaaccatcaaccatgtccactaaaccatgtcctgaagtaccctgtccactcgctttttgaatatctccagggatggtgactcaaccacgtCCCTGGGCaacccattccaatgtttgacaaccctctcagtaaaaaaaaatttcctaatatccaacctaaatctcccatgctgcaacttgaggccatttcctctcgtcctatctccagccacctgacagaagagaccagcacccacctcactacaaccccctttgaggtagttgtagagagcgataaggtctcccctcagcctcctcttttctccaaactaaacagcccctgttccctcagctgctcctcgtaagacttgtgctccaggccccacaccaacttggttgccctcctctgaacacgctccagcacctcaatgtctttcctgtagtgaggggcccaaaactgagcacagcactcgaggtgcggcctcaccagtgccaagtacggggggggggggggggcgatcactgccctgcttctgctggccacactatttctgatgcaggccagatGCCatcggccttcttggccacctgggcacactgctggctcatattcagccggctgtcagccatcacgcccaggtctttctctgctgggcaactttccagccactcttccccaagcctgtagcgctgcatggggttgccatgacccaagtgcaggacccggcacttggccttgttgagcttcatacaactggcctcagcccgtcgatccagcctgtccagatccctctgtagagcctccctaccctccagcagatcgaccctgcctcccagcttggtgtcaactgcaaacttgctgaaggtgcactcaatcccctcgtccaaatcatcgataaagatattaaacagaacggggcccaacaccgagccctggggaacaccgcttgtgacctgccgccaactggatttcaccccattcaccacaaccctctgggctcggccatccagccagtgaagagtacacttatccaggccacgagacgccagcttctcaaggagtatgccatgagagacagtgtcaaaggccttgctgaagtcgaggtagataacacccacagcctttccctcatccactaggcgggtcacctggtcatagaaggagatcaggttggtcaagcaggacttgcctttcgtaaacccatgctgacggggcctgatccccttcttatcctggacttgccgtgtgagtgctctcaagacaaatggttccataatcttccctggtaccgaggtcaggctgacaggcttgtagttccccggatcctccctccgacccgtcttgtaaatgggtgtcacattggcaagcctccagtcctctgggacctcccccgttgaccaggaacgctgatagatgacagagagtggcttggcaaggacctctgcccgTTCCCTCGCtgctcttggatggatcccatcaggtcccatagatttctgagtgtccagatggtgtagtaggtccctaactttttcctcctggattaaggtgggtatgttatgctcttcatccttaccttccagctcaaggggtggagtaccctggggataactggactcactgttaaagactgaggcaaagaaggcattaagtacctcggccttttcctcatcacgggttgctacgttcccttctgtatccattacaggaaagacattctccttgggattctttttactgttaacatatttgtaaaaacattttttgttgtcccttaccaTAGTGGCCAgctttagttctagctgagcttttgcctttctaattttctctctgtatgatctaacaagatccctgtactcccaagttgcccaccctttcctccagagatgataaactctcctttttttcttgagtcctagctcaggaaagctccccattcagccaggccggttgttttcttcagcagttcAACTTGCGGCacgtgggaatagcctggtcctgagccattaagatttccttcttaaagaatgcccatccctcctggacccctctgcccttcaggaccgtctcccaagggactctctcaaccagtgccttgaagaggccaaagttagccctccggaagtccagagcggtggttttgctgaccaccttccttgcctcaccaagaattgaaaattctatcatttcatggtcaccaagcccaagatggcctccgaccatcacacctcccaccagtccttccctgcttgtaaacaacagatctagcaaggctcctcctcccctggttggctcacctaccagctgtgtcaggaagtcatcttccacacattccaggaacctcctagattgttcactcactgctgtgttgtatttccagcagatgtctggaaagttgaagtccccgacgaggacaagggcacacgattctgagactactgccagctgcttgtagaatgattcatccgtctcctcaacctggtcgggcggtctgtaacagactcccagcacaatatctgccttattggctttccctctcatcctcacccataagcactccaccttgtcatcagaatcgtgtagctctgtacagtcaaaacgttccctaacatagagagccaccccaccacctcttctaccttgcctatcccttctgaagagcttgtagccatccattgcagcactccagtcacgggagtcgtcccaccatgtttccgtgatggcgactaagtcatatctatcctgctgcacaatggcttccagtcCTCCTGTTTATCGCCCacgctgcgtgcgttggcatagatgcatgcGAGCTGGGCTATCGAATCCACTGCCAACAttggcacgctgcccccaggctcatctctggtgcacctagctTTATCCCTTACCcgcttcaaacctagtttaaagccctttctatgagccctgccatctcatgagcaaggattctCTTACTCCTTTGAGACAGCTGGacaccatctgtcgctagcaagcccggtgctgtgtaaacctccccatgatcaaaaaaccccaaattccaccgatggcaccagcctctgagccacgtattaaccaggtgtgttctcctgttcctttcagcgtatctccctgccactgaagggattgaggaagaCACTGCCTGTGCTCCCGATGcctccactaatcgccccagtgccctgaagtccctttggatttctctctgcagtctcatcactgccagcctgcacaaccagcaatgggtaataatcagaggtccgaaccagaccagggagttccatggtaatgtcttttacccgggccccagggaggcagcagacttccctgtgggatgggtcaggcctgcatattgggccctccgtccccctcagaagggagtcgcctacgacaattaccctcccttttcttttttcagaggttgTGAGAATGCGCGGGGCTGCCCGACCGGGCCtcggcacctccctagataggccTTCACCTACACCCTGGTCTTCACGGGCCTGGTCcgcaagttccagagccccatacctgttgtgcagggggcaactgggaaggtgagggagaccgggaggggattcgcctgcctccccgagcaggggcCTGGATCCATTCCCCTCCAGCTCTCAGGCAGGGGagcctccgcttctcgcggagcctccgtctgctgcctctgcctcagggatggttgGTAGGGTGCGGGCCCACCGATGGCTCTCCCTCTCACGCTCCcggatactcctcaacctttccactgcctccttcagctctgccacccgGCTGAGCAGATCgttcacctggtcacacctcacacaagaggtgtccccgctgacCTCCATCCTTGGTgacagactcaggcactccctgcagccagagacccggacagctgcacgttcgCACGGGAGCTCTGTCCGCGTCGCCGCATTTCTCCTAACAACGGCTTTCCCCCGAGCGGCAACCCtacctgggtctccctccggGCTGACGCCCACCGCTTGAGTggccttctccagctgggaagaggaagaggaagaggaagaaggggcCTGCGCCCTGCCCACCCAAACTGCTGCGCCAACCGCTGCACCGCGCTCCTGTTCGCCGGCGCTGCTGACTGTTACGCCGCGTTCAAATCAAGAAAGATGGACTACCTTGCCTTTAGCTACCTTTCTTCACGAAGTGGGCACTTAAGAAGGTCTTGAATGTCATGTTAGAATGGTTAGTTGCAAAACCACAAGAAAGATGTTTTGTGGCCAAATGTCGTcagggtaaaaaataaaatattaatcccTTCCATTCTGCTTTTGTGTCTTGGCGTGAGCTATTGTGCTTATAGTCTACGCTGGAATATCGAGACGTTAAATTATGGAACCTGTCT harbors:
- the LOC126035834 gene encoding E3 ubiquitin-protein ligase TRIM36-like isoform X1, with amino-acid sequence MAVGAESSRFGHVLDLLKRDKVTIKGIERELICPACKELFTHPLILPCQHNVCHKCVKEILFAFEDAFADGGSESSNQSSPRIKITSSSLDRIDRISRSASQRRSFGWRGFGVYTGRKRNSLTPRSSLFPCPGCQRDIDLGERGINGLFRNFTLETIVERYRQAARAAIAIMCDFCKPPPQESTKSCMDCSASYCNECFKIHHPWGTVKAQHEYVGPTTNFRPKILMCPEHEMERVNMYCELCRRPVCHLCKLGGCHANHRVTTMSTAYKTLKEKLSKDIEYLISKESQVKAHITQLDLLLKETECNSERAKEEASQSFEKLSHVLEEKKSAALKAIEASKNLRLEKLQAQAEEYQGLLENNGLVGYAQEVLKETDPSFFVQTAKQLHVRIQKATESLKNFRPAAETTFEDFVVDIAKQEDILGDLAFHSNGLETPEIDEEQSRVYNKALISWERPGKTDTADTYVLEYHKLNREEESATWQEIKVCSKSKVISDLDDNSSYAFRVRGYKGSICSPWSQEVILHTPPAPVFSFLFDDKCGYNSEHLLLNPRRTSVESRAGFPLLLGSEHMQVGCYTTLDYIIGDTGIAKGKHFWAFHVEAYSYLVKVGVVSSSKIQKLFHNTHDVTSPRYEQDSGHDSGTEDAFFDSSQPVTLVTLGMKKFFIPMTPASPKDPASRILPLPSCLGICLDCDKGKVGFYDAGSMKCLYESKVDCSGMMYPAFALMGGAAVHLEEAVTARYGEYHDDI
- the LOC126035834 gene encoding E3 ubiquitin-protein ligase TRIM36-like isoform X2 codes for the protein MAVGAESSRFGHVLDLLKRDKVTIKGIERELICPACKELFTHPLILPCQHNVCHKCVKEILFAFEDAFADGGSESSNQSSPRIKITSSSLDRIDRISRSGFGVYTGRKRNSLTPRSSLFPCPGCQRDIDLGERGINGLFRNFTLETIVERYRQAARAAIAIMCDFCKPPPQESTKSCMDCSASYCNECFKIHHPWGTVKAQHEYVGPTTNFRPKILMCPEHEMERVNMYCELCRRPVCHLCKLGGCHANHRVTTMSTAYKTLKEKLSKDIEYLISKESQVKAHITQLDLLLKETECNSERAKEEASQSFEKLSHVLEEKKSAALKAIEASKNLRLEKLQAQAEEYQGLLENNGLVGYAQEVLKETDPSFFVQTAKQLHVRIQKATESLKNFRPAAETTFEDFVVDIAKQEDILGDLAFHSNGLETPEIDEEQSRVYNKALISWERPGKTDTADTYVLEYHKLNREEESATWQEIKVCSKSKVISDLDDNSSYAFRVRGYKGSICSPWSQEVILHTPPAPVFSFLFDDKCGYNSEHLLLNPRRTSVESRAGFPLLLGSEHMQVGCYTTLDYIIGDTGIAKGKHFWAFHVEAYSYLVKVGVVSSSKIQKLFHNTHDVTSPRYEQDSGHDSGTEDAFFDSSQPVTLVTLGMKKFFIPMTPASPKDPASRILPLPSCLGICLDCDKGKVGFYDAGSMKCLYESKVDCSGMMYPAFALMGGAAVHLEEAVTARYGEYHDDI